One genomic segment of Cydia splendana chromosome 5, ilCydSple1.2, whole genome shotgun sequence includes these proteins:
- the LOC134790910 gene encoding polycomb protein Asx-like, whose product MELDVSPANVEENDMEFSDNSSESKYLSCNISEQYSVVRIPEDGEAPEPKSSKHSSRKQSKRRKKSSNHSRPLPRIIVKPLPPPPPPEAREWTAATTYTETNTSSNKLSTMREVLASIPGFCLKPRKRSGKKLSTAAQLQQTREGCIDLETPDSILVNTNIRALLNKHTFSLLPPLYQYKLGQLLPSVDRPSPSGRLSSSSLNNEFFARACLEWQESLSGGEFTPENQQKIKSEVEKEKSKIDPWKLKHFEPFWGDKFRREKSSLNLNSERPSLKTTIKLRPTASITSTSTVPKIKKSKSSSNSKRLRNVGAVTRSSAKADDVVEEPPINAKSSAPVPDLLPLKHAKSQRGYVECQVDFNFSDSPSAPRLDDSVPSTPVDPLLLPDAEAERSEVKQELDLNVVKIEESSASKENETNKTDTEAFFSETAKRLSDDNDNENCSIAKRIRYEDEEVYNYLGFLTQNVEEPGSNNCSDGETNDPNDQICPSDEHTYPEQDQVDTNSEDSKATASVYEYDERSVSSLSSLKIDNNVSNIGTGEDVNVNNDNLQCENSVTEMEESPCNVKEETKHSPAPVSPRAFIPEQFPTEDKNVSNFNIASPQNTATEDVKKESYHNQEINSQNVPVHDEQPNEKENEDSCDKFEKLRSTENIVHNYYDEHFKDAESFILETGGLSILASQCEDVKYASHPNLMELSSYMSETNVTAVVTMPMPQNSSIPIMEVTNTSMVSYPDDNMQDPAKPKTSAVSWKTENNLTNDVITLHNFSNASIENSKYLSEDSKTSMEDTNMNEDCMYKEDRDANFNMESSNSSESCQSMKDASVKLECEPATSLVSSTTATNPPVSSTTMTNIVRPSGKKSKSGKESNRSRSSNKVPPGAVNLERSYQICQAVIQNSPNRDALRGQLRPPPALLTRAPRAPRPPPPPPPPVAPPPPPPPPPPPPVLLRQLPVSVMPHNEINDNRANNMGQYILVQRTPNVAPRASSAPPANQNTNVSVTRCRSVGADDACVCNLRAMILCKKCGAFCHDDCIGSAELCLTCLIR is encoded by the exons ATGGAGCTTGATGTATCTCCTGCAAATGTAGAGGAGAACGATATGGAATTCTCCGACAATTCGTCAGAGAGTAAATACTTATCCTGTAATATCAGTGAGCAGTATTCCGTCGTACGCATTCCAGAAGACGGTGAAGCACCTGAACCAAAATCGAGCAAGCACTCGTCGCGGAAACAgtcaaaaagaagaaaaaagagTTCTAATCATTCAAGGCCTCTACCAAGGATTATAGTAAAGCCTTTACCACCTCCTCCACCACCAGAGGCCAGGGAATGGACGGCAGCTACAACTTACACGGAGACAAATACTAGTTCTAATAAACTGTCTACAATGCGCGAGGTACTTGCCAGTATACCAGGATTCTGTCTCAAGCCTCGCAAACGAAGTGGGAAGAAGTTATCTACTGCTGCACAGTTGCAGCAAACTAGAGAAGGCTGCATAGATTTAGAGACCCCTGATTCGATATTAGTTAACACTAACATTAGAGCACTACTAAACAAACATACATTCTCATTACTTCCGCCTCTGTACCAGTACAAGCTTGGGCAGCTGCTTCCAAGTGTGGATCGCCCTAGCCCTTCTGGTCGTCTAAGTTCTTCTAGTCTAAATAATGAATTCTTTGCCCGAGCCTGTCTAGAGTGGCAGGAGAGTCTATCGGGTGGTGAATTTACACCTGAAAATCAGCAGAAAATAAAGTCGGAAGTAGAGAAAGAAAAAAGCAAAATTGACCCATGGAAGTTAAAGCATTTTGAACCCTTTTGGGGTGATAAATTTAGAAGAGAAAAATCTTCTCTTAATTTAAATTCAGAAAGGCCTTCATTAAAAACAACTATTAAATTGAGACCCACAGCATCCATTACAAGCACTAGTACTGTTCCAAAGATTAAGAAAAGTAAATCATCCAGTAATAGTAAAAGATTAAGGAATGTCGGGGCAGTGACCAGGTCATCCGCCAAAGCAGATGATGTAGTAGAGGAACCTCCTATCAATGCAAAGTCATCAGCACCAGTCCCGGATTTACTCCCTCTCAAACATGCCAAGTCTCAAAGGGGCTATGTGGAATGCCAAGTTGACTTTAATTTTTCTGACTCTCCATCTGCACCTAGGTTGGATGACTCTGTTCCTTCCACACCTGTGGATCCCTTGTTGCTACCGGATGCAGAAGCAGAAAGAAGTGAAGTTAAACAAGAGTTAGACCTTAATGTTGTAAAAATCGAAGAGTCAAGTGCATCTAAAGAAAATGAAACAAATAAAACTGACACAGAAGCTTTCTTTTCTGAAACTGCTAAGAGACTAAGTGATGACAATGACAATGAAAATTGTAGTATAGCAAAGAGAATCAGGTATGAAGATGAAGaagtatataattatttaggttTTTTAACACAGAATGTAGAAGAGCCAGGAAGCAATAACTGTTCCGATGGTGAAACAAATGATCCCAATGATCAGATTTGTCCAAGTGATGAACACACATACCCTGAACAAGACCAGGTGGACACAAATAGTGAAGACAGCAAGGCAACCGCTTCTGTGTATGAATATGATGAAAGAAGTGTATCCTCACTATCAAGTTTGAAAATTGATAACAATGTCAGTAACATTGGAACAGGTGAAGATGTTAATGTCAACAATGATAATCTGCAATGTGAGAATTCAGTCACAGAAATGGAGGAGAGCCCTTGCAATGTTAAAGAAGAAACTAAACACTCTCCAGCTCCTGTTTCACCTCGAGCCTTTATACCAGAACAGTTTCCTACAGAAGATAAAAATGTTTCTAATTTTAACATTGCTTCTCCACAAAACACTGCAACTGAAGATGTTAAGAAAGAATCATATCACAATCAAGAAATAAACAGTCAAAATGTTCCAGTCCATGATGAACAACCTAATGAAAAAGAGAATGAGGATAGTTGTGATAAATTTGAAAAACTTAGATCAACTGAAAATATTGTACATAATTACTATGATGAACACTTCAAGGATGCAGAGTCCTTTATTTTGGAGACGGGAGGACTGTCAATACTGGCTTCTC aaTGTGAAGATGTAAAGTATGCATCACATCCCAATTTAATGGAATTATCATCATACATGAGTGAGACAA ATGTTACTGCTGTTGTGACCATGCCTATGCCTCAGAATTCATCAATTCCTATCATGGAAGTAACCAACACATCT ATGGTGTCATATCCTGATGACAACATGCAGGACCCAGCAAAACCAAAAACTTCAGCAGTATCATGGAAAACTGAGAACAATTTGACAAACGATGTCATCACATTACACAATTTCTCAAACGCAAGCatagaaaattcaaaatatCTCAGTGAAGATTCAAAAACAAGCATGGAGGACACAAACATGAATGAGGATTGTATGTATAAAGAAGATAGAGATGCAAATTTTAATATGGAGTCATCAAATTCGTCAGAAAGTTGTCAGTCAATGAAAGATGCTTCTGTAAAGCTAGAGTGTGAACCGGCTACTAGTCTGGTTTCTAGTACTACGGCTACTAACCCACCTGTGAGTTCAACTACTATGACTAATATTGTGAGGCCATCAGGGAAAAAATCAAAATCGGGAAAGGAATCAAACAG AAGCCGCAGCTCGAACAAAGTCCCCCCCGGCGCCGTGAACCTCGAGCGCAGCTACCAGATCTGCCAGGCCGTGATCCAGAACAGCCCCAACCGCGACGCGCTGCGCGGCCAGCTGCGCCCGCCGCCCGCGCTGCTCACCCGCgccccgcgcgcgccgcgcccgcctCCCCCGCCTCCCCCGCCCGTCGCGCCTCCCCCGccacccccgccgccgccgccgccgcccgtgCTGCTCAGACAGCTGCCTGTCTCTGTCATGCCGCATAATGAG ATAAATGATAACAGAGCCAACAACATGGGACAGTACATTCTCGTCCAGCGGACTCCCAACGTAGCACCAAGGGCATCCAGCGCTCCGCCAGCCAATCAAAACACCAATGTT AGCGTGACGCGATGCCGCAGCGTGGGCGCGGACGACGCGTGCGTGTGCAACCTGCGCGCCATGATCCTCTGCAAGAAGTGCGGCGCCTTCTGCCACGACGACTGCATCGGCTCGGCCGAGCTCTGCCTCACCTGTCTCATACGCTGA
- the LOC134790911 gene encoding uncharacterized protein LOC134790911, with protein sequence MGRGRDRSRDRRRSRSRSRSRSRSRSPRYGLGSGGGYGGGGGGGGGYGGGGGGRRNNPGANLRKPKWDLNRLKPFKKDFYVPHADVENRSDSEVEAWRSENEITLKGRNIPKPTLTFDEASFPDYVMDEIDKMGFSRPTPIQAQGWPIALSGYDMVGIASTGSGKTLSYILPAIVHINNQPKSSRGDGPIALVLAPTRELAQQIQEVCDKFANTSKIHNTCLFGGAPKGPQARDLDAGVEIVIATPGRLLDFLESGRTNLKRTTYLVLDEADRMLDMGFEPQIRKIIEQIRPDRQTLMWSATWPKEVQSLASEFLKDYLQINVGSLSLAANHNILQIIDVCMEYEKETKLSTLLKEIMAEKENKTIIFIETKRRVDDITRKMKRDGWPAVCIHGDKSQSERDWVLQDFRSGKAPILVATDVAARGLDVDDVKFVINFDYPSNSEDYVHRIGRTGRTNKTGTAYTFFTPSNAAKAADLVSVLKEAKQVVNPKLQELAERGGGGGRRHRGRGGRYRRGGRRSRTRSRSRSRDRRRRSRSRSRDRRRRRHSSSRSSRSKSSRSSRSRSRSRSRSRSRSRSGKCSPHKDAPTAGPQAAPQALLPTPKPLLPTPTIGPQLPPNPADQPNGKGPATLPVRKDAPRTNNEVRNTNNDNSNYMQQMQAPPPNQVPPLMGLNPMNMCMPPMNGQGFVMPPFFPADQYGVMMPPFPPGAGAMVPGGWGHPPPPPPPPPPSSAPSAGNAYDNFNYGPHGSGESNLEPDSRKRGPRKGGPGGSDQGASRGGLGADPRGGLGADPRGGLGADPRGGLGADPRGGLGADPRGGLGADPRGGLGADPRGGLGSGGGLGSDGGGGQRARGGRDRPRRRGRGRDSNDFNETSGGGGLGSDNAEPLGSGGLGGGPGSVPGYGYPSGGPDVPHGSLLPRMLPQNGGEIVGPQANFTAFGSYGQKSNKRQQNEQYQNDSNQYNGAPYNNGYGPQDMGPGRPQGFGMFPNHNGPGNAQAGGSMGYNNDRQRNRQRR encoded by the exons ATGGGACGAGGAAG GGATCGTAGTCGTGATAGGCGACGCAGCCGAAGCCGGAGTAGGAGTCGAAGCCGCAGTCGCAGTCCTCGCTATGGGCTTGGATCGGGCGGCGGTTACGGTGGAGGTGGCGGTGGCGGTGGCGGTTATGGCGGAGGAGGCGGCGGACGCCGTAACAACCCGGGCGCTAATTTGCGTAAACCAAAATGGGACTTGAACAGACTTAAACCTTTCAAAAAAGATTTTTATGTTCCACACGCAGATGTTGAGAACAGATCCGATTCAGAAGTAGAAGCATGGAGGAGCGAAAATGAGATTACATTGAAAGGCCGCAACATCCCGAAACCGACGCTAACCTTTGATGAGGCAAGTTTCCCGGATTATGTGATGGATGAAATAGATAAAATGGGATTTTCAAGACCAACACCCATTCAGGCACAAGGCTGGCCCATTGCTCTCAGTGGTTATGACATGGTCGGCATTGCTTCAACTGGTTCTGGAAAAACTCTGTCATATATTTTACCGGCAATAGTACACATCAATAATCAGCCAAAATCTAGCCGAGGTGATGGCCCCATTGCTCTTGTATTGGCTCCTACCAGAGAATTAGCACAACAAATTCAAGAAGTATGTGACAAATTTGCAAACACTTCCAAAATTCATAACACTTGTCTATTTGGTGGTGCTCCCAAGGGCCCTCAAGCAAGAGATTTGGATGCCGGTGTGGAAATAGTAATTGCAACTCCTGGCCGTTTGCTTGATTTCCTGGAAAGTGGAAGAACTAATCTAAAACGCACAACATATTTAGTGCTTGATGAGGCTGACAGAATGTTGGACATGGGTTTTGAACCCCAAATCCGGAAAATCATTGAGCAAATCAGACCTGACAGACAAACCCTAATGTGGTCCGCAACATGGCCTAAGGAAGTACAGAGTTTGGCATCAGAATTTTTGAAAGATTACCTACAGATCAATGTGGGTTCCTTGTCATTGGCAGCTAATCACAATATTCTTCAAATTATTGATGTGTGCATGGAGTATGAAAAAGAGACGAAATTGAGCACTCTCCTCAAAGAGATCATGGCagagaaagaaaataaaactattatatTTATTGAGACTAAGCGCCGTGTAGATGACATCACCCGAAAAATGAAGCGTGATGG gtgGCCTGCAGTCTGTATTCATGGTGACAAATCTCAGAGCGAAAGAGACTGGGTACTGCAAG ATTTTCGAAGTGGTAAAGCACCTATTTTAGTAGCTACGGATGTAGCCGCTCGTGGCTTAG ATGTGGATGATGTTAAATTCGTCATAAACTTCGATTATCCCAGCAATTCTGAAGACTACGTCCATCGCATCGGTAGGACAGGGCGTACCAATAAGACCGGAACGGCTTACACGTTCTTCACTCCCTCAAACGCAGCTAAGGCGGCCGATCTCGTGTCCGTGCTGAAGGAAGCCAAACAAGTCGTTAATCCCAAGCTGCAGGAATTAGCCGAACGCGGGGGTGGGGGTGGCAGAC GTCACCGCGGCCGTGGCGGCAGATATCGCCGCGGCGGGCGTCGCTCGCGGACCCGTTCGCGCTCCCGCTCTCgcgaccgccgccgccgctctcGCTCGCGCTCCCGCgatcgccgccgccgccgccacagCTCATCCCGTTCTTCGCGAAGCAAGTCCTCAAGATCATCCAGAAGCCGTTCGCGTTCCCGCTCGCGCTCGCGTAGCCGCTCCCGCTCAGGCAAGTGCAGCCCACACAAGGACGCTCCTACTGCCGGGCCGCAGGCCGCACCCCAAGCTCTGCTGCCGACGCCGAAACCTCTCCTTCCGACTCCCACTATCGGTCCCCAGTTGCCGCCAAACCCTGCTGACCAACCCAACGGCAAAGGTCCAGCGACGCTTCCCGTTCGCAAGGACGCCCCTCGAACAAATAATGAAGTTAGGAATACAAATAATGACAACTCAAATTACATGCAACAGATGCAGGCGCCACCTCCGAATCAAGTGCCACCACTAATGGGCCTGAATCCTATGAACATGTGTATGCCCCCCATGAACGGCCAAGGGTTCGTCATGCCTCCCTTTTTCCCAGCCGACCAGTACGGTGTGATGATGCCACCGTTTCCCCCCGGCGCAGGCGCCATGGTCCCCGGCGGCTGGGGCCAcccgcccccgccgccgcctccccctcccccttccTCCGCCCCGTCAGCAGGCAACGCTTACGACAACTTTAATTACGGACCACACGGCTCGGGAGAGAGCAACCTCGAGCCAGATTCCAGGAAGCGAGGACCTCGCAAAGGCGGGCCCGGCGGCTCGGACCAGGGCGCCTCGCGCGGTGGTCTCGGAGCTGACCCTCGCGGAGGCCTGGGCGCTGACCCCCGCGGCGGCCTCGGCGCCGACCCCCGCGGCGGCTTGGGCGCCGACCCCCGCGGCGGCCTCGGCGCCGACCCCCGCGGCGGCCTCGGCGCCGACCCCCGCGGCGGCCTCGGCGCCGACCCTCGCGGCGGCCTAGGCTCGGGCGGGGGCCTCGGCTccgacggcggcggcgggcagCGCGCCCGCGGTGGCCGCGACCGGCCCCGCCGACGTGGAAGAGGACGCGATAGCAACGATTTTAACGAAACTTCGGGTGGCGGCGGTCTCGGTTCGGACAATGCCGAGCCCTTGGGATCCGGCGGCCTCGGCGGGGGCCCCGGGTCCGTCCCCGGCTACGGGTATCCCTCTGGCGGTCCCGACGTACCCCATGGGAGCCTGCTGCCGCGCATGCTTCCTCAGAATGGCGGAGAGATCGTCGGGCCGCAGGCTAACTTTACAGCGTTTGGGTCCTATGGTCAAAAATCCAACAAGAGACAGCAAAACGAACAGTACCAGAATGATTCTAATCAGTATAATGGAGCTCCATATAATAATGGTTACGGCCCACAAGACATGGGCCCGGGCAGACCGCAAGGTTTTGGTATGTTTCCAAATCATAATGGTCCAGGCAATGCGCAGGCTGGTGGCTCTATGGGGTACAACAATGACCGCCAGAGGAATCGCCAACGACGGTGA